In the genome of Pungitius pungitius chromosome 5, fPunPun2.1, whole genome shotgun sequence, the window TCGACTTGATTGACAAGCGGTACTTTCTGCTCATCCAGCTGCTCTGTCACCTGTGCGCGATGAGCTCCTCGTGCTGCAACCCTTTCCTCTACGCCTGGCTGCACGACCGCTTCCGCGCAGAGCTGCGCAAGATGTTCACGTGCCGCCGGCGGATCGGCATCTCGGCCAATAACTGTGCGACCGCCAGCGTGGTTTTGTGAAGCGCGTTGTTTTTTTGGAGGTACTCTCGGCTAAGCCAATACGCTGAGAGTACCTCGCCAACTCAGCACAGCCCTCCTCTATTGATGGGAGACTCTCGATggacactttgaaaaaaaatattatcaATGTAGCATTAagagttgatttttttttttttttttttacccacacATAAAACATGcgactacattacccacaatgcagctcAACCCCGATCAGCTTGGAGTTTCTGAGGTGGAACTGCTACATCAAGCTTGCCTCCAGCAGAGATTAACAGCAGGCTGCAGAGCTTACTTCGCTCTTCACTTGATTGTCAAAGTTGCAGTTGTCAGGGGCAACCAGGGTTGCTTCAAGTTACAATATATGAGATTGCATGCAGCTTCCTCTAGAGCCACAACAGTCTTTGCTCAACCTTTTGAAAAGCCCAATGACGATCCATTGCTGTGTACACTTGGTGTTCTCCTGTGAGCCCAGACTGTCGACTGGTAGGTGTGTTTGTACTGTAAAATATTGAGTAGCCTCCCTTTTGGGTATTAATTCACttgcccattttttttttttttttttacatcaggcCTCTTTCTTGGAAAAAACGATATTCTCATTTCACCACAACCTATATTGTTATTGTCAATGATGAAAATACCTAAACCAGCAGCATGTTAATCTGTTTCTACACTTCTTGTGGCCTGAGCCACTATTAAGTacaataaaacatcacattgttgttattattcttGTATCTTGTATATTTAATTTAGGACATTGCAGTTGTCGATGCAATATGTAGCTTGTTTGAGTGCTAAAATCACAATTAtgtacattcatatttaaatgaattatgaAGGCATTGTACCAAACAATAATTGTAAGAACTAGCAGATACAAAGAGCATGGTGGAATAATTAGtgtctttatttaaaataaaatacatttttgcacaGAGTCACTTCATTCAGAACTGTAGTATTATCACGTAGTATTGCATCATTCCTTGAGCTCTCACTCCGGTACAAGAGACGTAGCCAACAACGTACCATCCATCTAATCAGACACACAACTCATCACAACGTTTTGAAGGCACGGGTCTACATTCAAGATTAATATTGCTAGAAATGCTGCCAAGTGGCATAGATGTTTATGTATTAGTGTAGTTCAAATACAAAGACAAGGCTAGTTGGTTATACTTATCTTGGTTTTCCCTTAAGAAAGACACACAGTGATCAAAATCTCCCGTTATTATTAGAATAGTTTGATTCTGCACTATTACTTGcataatattttaaacaatgtgCATAGGCTTCATATCAAATCAcataagagaaaaaagaaacgctATACCTGCTGTTGCGCATCTCATCTATGGACGATACATAGCAGCTGCTTGCTCATTTTCTTATTGCTGGTTTTCTAAAGAACACCACTTTGAAGAAAAATAGGCCCAATATGTTTTCACGGACTGGACGACCGTCTGACATTCAATTGTGGCGAGTTAAAAGATGTAGgaatgtttttaaatcaatggttaaaaaaaaaaaaaactttccaatCAAAaggttcaacaaaaacaaaaagaaataagatTTCAGTGGTAAAAGTCAATGTGCCCTTATTATAAAACAAGCTTAATCTTAATTTTTGGATGCTTGTTTAAGGCTATGTACATCATTATTCATTGCTCTTAAATAAATTACTCCAAGCCCTGTTTAACAAGTCTCAAATTTTTTGACTAAAGCCACACCCAAATTTCATCAAGTATGGTATACTATAAATGCTGAATAGATTTTCATGTGACAATTCTTTTTAAAACGAATTCCAGTACTATAGtgtcaaaacaaatacatttgtttgtatatACAAAGATGTTTTACTTGCTTGTTATTAAAGAGGCACTGATACCGATATCAGATATCGGTCCAATACGGACTCAAATAGCTGGATCTGTGACAACAGGCCTGATATTGGGTACCATGAGTTTAATAAATAGCAATTCAGTACAAGTATATGAATGTATTCAGGAAAGCTGTTTAAGTCAAGCCCAGTGTTGCCTCACACATAAAAGAATAACCTCCGTCACCTCGTCACAGTGAGGCAGCTGATTAATTTAACATTCGCCATTCAGCCAATACCCAAAGCACAGCTATCGGTACTGAAAAAGTTGGATAGTTACTAAATATTATTACAAATTTCCACATTCTCAAACAAATTCCCCCCTGAAACTAAGAAAGTGCACATGCTCCAAGGCCCTTGTTGAAATTGCGTCCCTCAGCACAGTGACAACAGTAAAAAACGCACAACAAGCACAACTGCGCCGGCGGGCGTTACCTCACGCCGGTTTGCCAGAGTTGAGAGACTGCAGGATGGCGGGCTGCTCGTCTATGACGCGTACCAGCAGGTTGTCGATGTACTCCTCCAGCTCAACAATCTTGGAGTCCTTCTTGGACAGGTCGGCTTGCTGCCTCACCACCAGAGTGATCAGCTCCTCCTGCGTCAGCTGGGTGAAGGGGCCGCTGTCCACCGAGTTCGCCACCTGGAGCCGAGGGAGGAGAAGCAAATTCAATGTGTGAGCATTCGAAACATCGGTTAAATACAATACTATGTTTAAACAAACTAGTCCCCGATTCGGTCAGTCGGTCTGTACCTGAACCTTCCGTGGCGTGCTCTCACGGACCTTTGTCTCTTTCGCAGCGGTGGTGCTGATTGGATGCTGGCTCTCTGAGCTCATGGGCTTCACAGGATGAGGCCTGCAAATAAAAGCACTTTGATTACCGCAATGCCCTCAGAAATCTCAGGAAGTATGCGGGGCTATTTCGTTTTCCACATCATTCCATTCGGATCGGAGTGCAATGTTCACATTGAAAGTCAAAATGTAGACTGTTGCCTCGAAACCACAAGCTTTCAAAAATAGTTTTCCCCCGCGGCAAATCTCAACACCGTATCTGCTTCCCCAATCACCAGCAAGGAGGCCCATAAGCCACGTCTACATAAACACTCCACAAACGCATTCTTGCTAAAAAAATTGCCCTTTTCATCTCACCTGCGTTGAGTTAAGGCTAGCCCGCCTCCATTGCTACTCTGAGCACTGACGGGCTGAACATCCGAGGGCGAGACCCATGCCCGCAAAGGCGCCTTTCCCGCGGACAACCCTTCTGAAGGAGATGCtggctccacctcctccatgaCCACATGGAGGGGTTCCGAGGAGGTCGGCGTAGAAATAAAGGGCTCAGCTCCAAATGGATCTTTGCTTCCATTAAGGTCACTTTGTGTTCTCACGTCAGCCGAGGGCGTCGCTGCGATGGCCCTGTTCCTGGCGCCTCTCGCAGAGAGGACTTCAGTAGTCGGTGTTGCTAAGGTCGTTTCCTCCTTGTATTCGGGCTCTTTCAGAGACGTGGAAGTCTTACCATCAGAATGAGTTGTGAAAGGAAGACTCGGTCTCTGTGAATTCCTTCTTTGGAAAACTGGACTGACCTGATCTGAATCAGCAAATGCATCGGCCTGTTTCTCGTGACTAAAAAGGTCATCATGGCTGTCTGGATTCATTAGCCAATCTCCTACTCTCTGCTCTTTTTGTACCCTAGAAAATGGATCTGCCTCTTGGTTGGTCTTCGGCTGGGCCCATGGGTCTTTGGAGAGAAGCTCAGTACTGGGGAACGGGTCAAACTCCGCCCCGCCCCTCGTACCCGAACCATTGTCGATATATTTGTCCGAGACGGCTGGCGTCACGGCAGAGTCTTCTTGCTGCACTGCCTCTTTGCCACTAGCCCTCTGCCGGGGTTTGGCCGTGGGAGCCTCTTTGTCCACGCTGACCTTGACTTCTCTTTCATCATGAGGGGTCGCCGTTTCCATTTGGCTCGCTGATCTGGGTGAACGCATGTCTCCGACGGACGGAAGCAGCGCCCTCTTCGTTGCATCCCTGGATATCGGCGGGAGACTTTCTCTGCTCGTGCTCACGGGTGCCGAGGCTGCTGGCAGGTTGGACCTCCATTGCTCGGGAGCATTCTGGCCGTGTGTTTGAATGGAATCTGCCACCGATCGAGGGTCCGGGGTCGCGACTACTTTAGGGGGAGTTGGGGCTGTGACTTTTCTGGATGATCCGGGTTTGGTCGGCTGAGAGTGTGTCTGATAAAGCCTCACAGCAGGACTCTCCTGTGGGTGTGGAACGGTAACACTGGGTTCATCCTCCTCTGGGCCGTCCACGCTCATCTCCGAAAAGACCCTGTGTTTCTGATTGACTTCAGCGATTATATGGTCCCATCTGGTGTGCCCTTGCACCCCGTGTCTCTTTTGAGGAAATAGGGTGTCATAATCAGGAAGTGGTGGAGACGCAGTCTTGTCTGGTTCGTCTCTCTCTACATAAGAAGGGTTCACGATCTCTCCAACTGAAGCAGTTTTTCTGCCATTTTGGCCCGCATGTGCTCTGTATGAGTGTGGCACAGGGGCTGTTCTTTTCTTATCCGCCATCGGTGAAGATTGTTCGGATCCTGTAGATAAATCCTCTACGCTGCCGAGAGAAGAACCGGACGGGCTTTGATTTATGTTTTTCGGAGCCAAGAATGAGTGGAGAGTGGAGAAAGTGtcggaggagggagacgggacGCTAGAGGGGGTGGATTCAGAGACGGCTGGGGAAGGACACAGCTGACTGGGGGTCTGGCAGTCAGCAGGTTCGGACTCCAGAGATGGAGTATATCTGCCAAGGAGTGAAAACAAGGCCTACAGGTCAGTGTGACCATCACAATCAACTAAAGTCATATCCAGCAATGCACGACCCATCACCACGTTGACTAGCATCTCCCATGGCAACAAAAACTATTAAATTCCCAAGTCAAACTGCATATATTTTAGCTCCTATAGTCTCAAGTACTTTCTAAAGGATACTCCTAATTATGACAGATGTTCATGAAATTATCCACTGTGTAATCCTACTGGCCAACCAACAGAAAGAAATAGTAATAGTCATGTTATCTTACATCTTTTACTGTAAAACATGGCGACAGAATGCATTTCGGCTACAAAATAACTCAATTACTAAACTACTTATTCCAACATGGCATCAAAATGTGCCTAAGGCTAACTTCCATCTAGCAAACTTTTTGAAAACAACGATAACTGCTACAACGGCAATAATCAATGACAGGACAAGCCCCTTACCATTCCGACTCAAGAATAACAGATCCAgcacacaaaaacacgaggAAGCAAAACTCATTTGCAATCACTGCAGACGCCTTTAAGCCTGCGAGTCAGGCTCTCCTTATGAGCCGTTGGTCTACAACCCGTTCCACCAACACCGTAAGACCCAAGCCACACCCAGATTCTCAGCTGCACGGAGAGCAAACAGGTCGAACTGGTCCGTCAGCTGAGTTTTGGTCATTGAAGTCAAacacaagggggaaaaaaagcttgttGTACTAAGTGTGATGCAAGAGTTTGGGctttcttaaattacatttgaaatTGACGTGTGCTTCTTACATGCGCATGGTGGAAAttagacaattaaaaaaaaactacacataCGGCCTTGGCTTTTTTAGTAATTGTGACAGTGAATAGATTAAGAGGACCATTGTTTATCCTGAATCTTATCGTCTTCTGCATCTTTTGCCAAGCGGTTCACTCCTATAATGATatctttattatttgttttttactgatttttctgcatatttaaacttaaaaatatCCTCCAAATACATATTGTGGACCCCTCTGTCTGCTTCTCTCTGAAATGTAGTCAGGGAGTGCAGTGGCAGATTCAATAGTAGGAAAGAGCTTGACGGGTTTGCAGCAGTGGGCGGGGCTATAGCACGTGCAGTTGCACTTGCAGTCCTGGTGATGGCGCTATCCAAACTCCAGTAATGCGATTCTCAGAATAATGTCCCTACAAGTCACCAACAGCAGCCCCAGTGTCATAGCAGCGACATTACAGTTCCCCTCTTTGCGTAACGTCAGTGTAGAGTAACTGGAGAAGACCTACCTGGGTTTGACTGCAGACACTTTGGCAGTGCGGTTGAGGAAGAGCGAGGCCGAGGGGGTTTGTGGGTTGCCGCTGGATTTCTGATGATCGGCTGGTTTTCCATTGTCAATGCCAATATCAATGTCCTCAAACGGAGTGCTGACCGGTTTATCAGGATCTCCTGGGTTGATGTTGGGAGTTGCAGTGGGCGGctcctcttttttctcctccttttttcgGATTATTCCAAACAGAGACGACAGCCTGTCGCTCATGGAGGCCTCCTCCTGTTGTTGTCGTTTCACCTCCTCGAGCCTCCGAcgctctgctgctgccgcctcctcctcctcctccctctgtttctttttcttcaactcATCTTCAAGGAGgcgtctcttcttctcctgttcCCCTTGTTGTCTgcgctcctcttcttcctgcagccTCCGGGCCTCGGCTATGCGCTTGGCCTCTTCCGCctgccttttttcctcttcctgccgctgctgctgctgctgctgctcttggtGACGCTGTTGCTCCAGCACAGCCCTATCTGTAGACCCACGCCGGTTGGAGGGAACGGGCGCACTCCCAAAGGGATCCACCGAGACCTCCGGCAGGTGCTTGCGGACATCGTCCACGGATCCCTTGCCTGAGCTGTTCAGACTGAGGGTAGACCCTCCGTGGGGGTCCGTCTCCTCGGCGTAGACGTGGCTGCCGTTGACGCACAGGTTGTTCTGGTCACTGTTGCTCTGCTTGGAGCGACCCAAGAGGGAGAAAGCGCCCAGGGACTGCTTGCTGTCAGAGCTGCCCGTTCGCTTGTGTCCAAGGAatttgaatttctttttaactgtgggaggggagagaaggaagcaataattattattattatttaactttaACCACGCTGCGGAGGTTAAAAACAACCGCCACGGTCCAAACAGAGGAGGTTACCGTCGGGGGAGTCCACGTTGAGGCCCGATGAGCGGCTGCCACTGAGAGACGAATTCTTCTCTGGAAGGGTCCCCAGCGTGGACATGGACTGCGAGACGTTACGCTGCAAGTTTGATTTGGGAGCAAAGAGGGTTTTGAGCTTGGATTTCTTTTTCACTCCCCCGGACTGGTTGAGTGACCGCGCGTCGGCCTCGCCGTCGCTGTCTGTGAGCACCGTGGTGGAGGGAACGATGGCTGAGGCGGAGTCAGAGAAGCCATCCTTTTTCTTCCCACGGACTTTGTCCTTCAGCTTGGAGATGCGGGAGCGCGGTTTGTCCTGCATGGAGAGATCCAACATGCTAGCTGACATGTTGTTTCTCATGAATTGGATATCTAGCAGCACCTCGCCTCGCTCCTTGTCCTGTTTTCCACTCTTGTCCACTAGCTGGTGCCAGCTGCGAATGACAGCAAGAACAAATCAGATATTAAAGATTTTTTGCAACATCATTGGAATTTTCCGGGCAACAAATAagctttttcacattttatacaTTATAAATCCGTCCCACCCCAACTGCATACATTTTTGCCAAACAGGTTTACATTATGCCCCTCATATAGGCAATTGATTTCCACTCACTAAATTCTGCATGGATTTTTCTTTGGGGGATTATATGTtatgtttgagaaaaaaaaaaatctacgaAAACtgctataaatatatttaacattaataTTATTACTATCCACATTACTATTTAtgctttatttttcaacatagTTCTGAAAATGACTaccaaatgttttcatttaagaATGTTAACCCTTTAAGTAACAGTTTGAGATGGTAATACCATGTtttgaaaagattaaaaaaaattgcattttatgCTTTATTAACCGCTTAAATCAGAACTGTTTGAGTTGATGATATACAAGTAAATAGCaactatatacattttaaaataataatcaataataaattatattacatgtcTTTATATGATATTTGTGTCTGCATTTTGGCGCAGTTTATACTAATAGCGGGACAAGTTTCCACAATACCCCAAAAAATAATAACTCACATAGTACCGTATGCATCAACACAAAAATatcaatataataaaaatgtcccTTGTGATGCACAACggttaagaaaaaaacagctgatcCCAAACTCTTCAAAATTGACCTGAGTCGGATAAGTGGGTGTTCAAAGTAAAATACCAAACACAGGGCACAGATTACCGTACAATTACAGTTGTCAAGGCTCACTCCTCACGCCCTCCGTGTTAAACAGGAACAGCACTAACTGATTGCTGGGGAAAGATGAGACGGTTCTAAAACCACCAAATTAGTGCCATTACATTCTGCCACGTTATGCTTGTGCAATTAAAGCCTAACCCTGATGCTGAATGTACAAGTAAACCTTATACTAAGCCTCTCCACAGCAGAACCTTCCAGCTCCGGTGCTTACAGTCTATTGACAAATGGTAACAAACAACTGGGCAGAAAAGTGAAAAATCTGGAACACTGTAAGTAACATATATAGAATGTCACACCAGTTcagctggatttatttattgtatttttatttcttaagtGCAAACATAAGATTTTCATCTCCATCACAATTGTTATGTTATTTCACTGTtttaccagtgtgtgtgtgtgtgtggtttactgATGTGAAGCTGCGCCTCCCTGTAGCTCTGCTCCCACTGAAAATTCATCCACAGTGTGCAATGACCTTCGTTGGGTCGTGTGTGAAGAAAATAGTAAAAAATGTACTCAGTAGCGAGAAATGTTTGTTAAAAACTGTGAAGAAAGAACCTTTAGGTCACTGTATGATTTCCTCTTTGATCATTTTGAAGAATAGGATGTGGGCCCCTTCTCACATGCGAGGCAGAGTGAAGACAGCCGTCACGGAATCCAAGTACAAGACATGCCTTTGCATTAACCAGACGGATATCTGAAGTTCACGAGGAGTTTACCGCCTGCAGCTTTCGTTCTAGTGTCCTCCACAGCGAATCGTCAGTCAGCAAACAAGCACGGGAGGGAATCAACATTCCTCAAACGCTTTCAGACATGCAGGGAGGTGCTGTCCAGTACGAGATGAGTCATTGAAAGTCACACCCAGCCTAGTTTAAACATTTCTCATTTCCCGCCCTAAACCAAGCATGCCAAGTCAAACAATCGCTAACTAGACCTCACCACAAGGACAGGATCACACGTTCTCACGCCAAAAAAGAGGCTATTCTTGTCTTGACGACGTCTTTCACAGCAGAGAATGACACATGGCTGGCTGTATGGAGACAATGCATCATTACAGCTATTGGCAGGCGGCAGGGTGTACATGTTGGGTTATTTGCATAGAAATACAGCCGTATACAATACACTTTCTCAGAGTCCTGCTAGACAGGTTCCTCAGTTAATTGTCAAGGGCACTTCTCTTTTCACGTTTAATGATTAACAGGAGCGAGCGTGTGTCATGCGAGTGGAGTCAAGCCtataaaataaagtgtaaaatactgtaaaatagtGATTATCCCTGATAATATCTGATTTTAATACTCACTGACACCTCACACTGACAGGTAATTGCATTTCAAAAGGTTATATCAAatctttaaaataatgtatagATAAGGCAGAAACACATTTAAGATCATATTGTATGATACTTCTATTCCCTGAAGggcaaaaaaggaagaaaaaaaaaacgctatgGGAGATATTGCAGTTCCACTGCTCTGCTTTGTTTACAAAATAAACGATACGGCTCATGTGTCTCAAGAGAAACAATAACTTGAGCCTTGCGTTGGTGTCCAATATGTAACTCAGTATCTAGACCGGAGACATAAACCTCGTTGAAAGATATCTAATGTGCTGTGAtctaatgttttttaaaatcctacAACATTCATTGATGAAGACATGCAAGTACATGGCTCCGAACTGTAAAAATTGATCGAGTAAATAAGCCTTTGGTTGATCAATATTGTAATTATCTTTTAATGGGGACAATTTatgaaaatacaataaaatccaCTCAAAAATCCTTTTAAACCCAGTTACACAAAACCTAAAGTGAGCAATCAAGTGTGTTGATTTGTGAGAATCCAGGACTCCTGTTCTCATACTACACAGTATGCACCATGTTCTTCTCCAATACACTGTATTCTGTTCGGTAACGGGAAAGCGCCCCTTCAGCAGGACAAAAAAGTCCTCAAAGTCACGGCCTTCATCGACAGGACAGGCAAGCGGGATTGTAATCAGACACCACGAGCTTCACGGCACATGATACGCTGCACCTCGGATCTtaaaggagacggagggaggctGAAGGAGGCTCTCACTCGGGCGGGACAGCTCATAGAATGAACTTTGCAGTTTAAGTGGCTTATTCTCACTGAGCAAACCCAAGATAACATTTCAGATATGAGGTCACACCAGCGCTGTATCAAAGTAGTGCCGAGTGGGAACAAAACTATGTCACGTGTCACTAAAGCCTTGCATTTGGAACTCAGAGAACACATCAAAGCGCCTCTATCTTTGAAAATGCTCTTACGTAAAAAGGGTGTGTGCATCCACATTTAACTTAAAACGTTGTTTTCCTGTCCCACCCCGTGCTACGTCAAACCACATGTCATATATGGGTGTGAGTGAACGCATTAGAGAAGAAAGCCGGTAAATAGCCCTGAGGAATGTGCAAGAAAGACAGCAGCGATGTGAAATGCCAACTGACAGTCAAAAAGATGACTTCACACTAATttatgagagagaaaaaggtcaAGGGCCAAAAGTGGAGAGAAAAGACAGGACAGTGCTGAGATTAGGATTATCTTGGTCTGTTTACCCATAATCTCCATAGTTTTCTGTTAAAACAATCCTGATAACAGGGAGAAGGTTAGAGACGCTCCATCGCATCGTCATCCCTTTCAGGTTAAAGTTTACAGGTAACTGTGTTCTTCGTGTTCTGTATATCAAGTCAAACGTGTCATTAAAAGActgcattgttgttttgttctctACTCATCTCTGAATTTACACTTGGCTTGTTTAGATGAACAAAACTAGCAatggtcattttaaaatgaacaatggaTGGATAAGGCTCCTCTACGTTTCAAAGACATATTGGCTGTacgaaaaaagacaaaacttgATCCCTGCTTGCTGTAAAGAACTCgttgtgttttatatttgacATTACTATGTGGTAAGGCCACAAGAGCTGTTAAAAGTTTTATAAATGTTTAACTTAAAGCCTAAAGATGTGTTTGGGAAGCGGCAGGACAGGTGTCTGTTTACCCACCTATTTAATTTGCGAATGCAGTTTAATTATGCTCTACAGTATATTGACTGATAGTGATACAAGTAAGTGGAATTAGACCGGGTGTGTCTGAGAGAGTCCCTTgcagtgaaaaacaaacaaacaaacaagaccTGAGGTTGAAGCTGGCTGTTAAGTACTTTGTTCTCCTGAACCAGTGGAGACTTGTCGGCTCACGTCACATTACAACTCCCCGCGAGGGAGTCGTAAACGGGTCAGGCCACTTACGCAGTCTTTTTGCGAGCGCTGTCGTCGTGCAGATCCAGCAGGTTGACCACGGCTTGGCCCAGGAACTTGTCGAGGCCCACCTGAGCACGGTGCATCGCGATGACGTACAGCGTACACCGGTCCCCGTTGCCCGGATGGAAGAGCGGCAGATCGAACGAAGCCTCTTCTTTCCACACCGGCTCGGCACTTTTCTCAGCCACGGAGGTGGAAAACTTGTCTTTGGCCACCTGCATGATGGCGTAGGCGTCGTTGGTGCCATGTTTCCCCTTGGCACGCAGGTTCCGAGCCTGGTGGACCGTTACCTGGACGCTCGTGGGGAACCACTGCGTGCTCGGGTCGGCGAGAGACATCGCCGGAAGCCCGCGAAGCTCAACCAAAAGTGAATCCGAGTGGTTTTTATTAAGAGTTTACTACGGCGGGCTGTTGGAAAGCCTTTCGCTGCACTCTCGTCTACCTCCCGCCGTCCGCTGCAGCTGTGAGCTTAAGTGACCGAGCCTCACTTCGGTTCAGGAAGCTCAGGTGGGTGTCGTAATACTGAACGTGTCCCTCCTCGTCGTAACGCGATCTCCGAGACTCCAACAACCCTATAGTTGACACTAAATTAACCAGCTTGGCGTTACCACCGGCCAACCAGGAAGTGGCACTAATTTCCTTGAGAggctttcatatttttttttaaattgttttgccCTTTGGATTGTAAAAAGCCTCACTTCCCTGATGTTGAGAGGTCCCACCCATACTCTTCATTGTGCTGCCTGATTCGCTAATATTTCCGTCCGTTTTTCAAGTTCGTCGCCTATTGGACGGTGGAGGAGGGCGTTGCTATGTGGCGCACTGTTAAAAAGTCAACTGATCATGAGTCAGTTTGTTTTCGTTCGCTCAAAGGATAGAGAATGGCCTCACAACTTCTTTTCAtccctttgtttttttggacgAAAATTGTTTGTTGGTTGGTTCTTCAACAATATTACTGCAA includes:
- the rab11fip1a gene encoding rab11 family-interacting protein 1 isoform X3 gives rise to the protein MSLADPSTQWFPTSVQVTVHQARNLRAKGKHGTNDAYAIMQVAKDKFSTSVAEKSAEPVWKEEASFDLPLFHPGNGDRCTLYVIAMHRAQVGLDKFLGQAVVNLLDLHDDSARKKTAWHQLVDKSGKQDKERGEVLLDIQFMRNNMSASMLDLSMQDKPRSRISKLKDKVRGKKKDGFSDSASAIVPSTTVLTDSDGEADARSLNQSGGVKKKSKLKTLFAPKSNLQRNVSQSMSTLGTLPEKNSSLSGSRSSGLNVDSPDVKKKFKFLGHKRTGSSDSKQSLGAFSLLGRSKQSNSDQNNLCVNGSHVYAEETDPHGGSTLSLNSSGKGSVDDVRKHLPEVSVDPFGSAPVPSNRRGSTDRAVLEQQRHQEQQQQQQRQEEEKRQAEEAKRIAEARRLQEEEERRQQGEQEKKRRLLEDELKKKKQREEEEEAAAAERRRLEEVKRQQQEEASMSDRLSSLFGIIRKKEEKKEEPPTATPNINPGDPDKPVSTPFEDIDIGIDNGKPADHQKSSGNPQTPSASLFLNRTAKVSAVKPRPHPVKPMSSESQHPISTTAAKETKVRESTPRKVQVANSVDSGPFTQLTQEELITLVVRQQADLSKKDSKIVELEEYIDNLLVRVIDEQPAILQSLNSGKPA
- the rab11fip1a gene encoding rab11 family-interacting protein 1 isoform X1, which translates into the protein MSLADPSTQWFPTSVQVTVHQARNLRAKGKHGTNDAYAIMQVAKDKFSTSVAEKSAEPVWKEEASFDLPLFHPGNGDRCTLYVIAMHRAQVGLDKFLGQAVVNLLDLHDDSARKKTAWHQLVDKSGKQDKERGEVLLDIQFMRNNMSASMLDLSMQDKPRSRISKLKDKVRGKKKDGFSDSASAIVPSTTVLTDSDGEADARSLNQSGGVKKKSKLKTLFAPKSNLQRNVSQSMSTLGTLPEKNSSLSGSRSSGLNVDSPDVKKKFKFLGHKRTGSSDSKQSLGAFSLLGRSKQSNSDQNNLCVNGSHVYAEETDPHGGSTLSLNSSGKGSVDDVRKHLPEVSVDPFGSAPVPSNRRGSTDRAVLEQQRHQEQQQQQQRQEEEKRQAEEAKRIAEARRLQEEEERRQQGEQEKKRRLLEDELKKKKQREEEEEAAAAERRRLEEVKRQQQEEASMSDRLSSLFGIIRKKEEKKEEPPTATPNINPGDPDKPVSTPFEDIDIGIDNGKPADHQKSSGNPQTPSASLFLNRTAKVSAVKPRYTPSLESEPADCQTPSQLCPSPAVSESTPSSVPSPSSDTFSTLHSFLAPKNINQSPSGSSLGSVEDLSTGSEQSSPMADKKRTAPVPHSYRAHAGQNGRKTASVGEIVNPSYVERDEPDKTASPPLPDYDTLFPQKRHGVQGHTRWDHIIAEVNQKHRVFSEMSVDGPEEDEPSVTVPHPQESPAVRLYQTHSQPTKPGSSRKVTAPTPPKVVATPDPRSVADSIQTHGQNAPEQWRSNLPAASAPVSTSRESLPPISRDATKRALLPSVGDMRSPRSASQMETATPHDEREVKVSVDKEAPTAKPRQRASGKEAVQQEDSAVTPAVSDKYIDNGSGTRGGAEFDPFPSTELLSKDPWAQPKTNQEADPFSRVQKEQRVGDWLMNPDSHDDLFSHEKQADAFADSDQVSPVFQRRNSQRPSLPFTTHSDGKTSTSLKEPEYKEETTLATPTTEVLSARGARNRAIAATPSADVRTQSDLNGSKDPFGAEPFISTPTSSEPLHVVMEEVEPASPSEGLSAGKAPLRAWVSPSDVQPVSAQSSNGGGLALTQRRPHPVKPMSSESQHPISTTAAKETKVRESTPRKVQVANSVDSGPFTQLTQEELITLVVRQQADLSKKDSKIVELEEYIDNLLVRVIDEQPAILQSLNSGKPA
- the rab11fip1a gene encoding rab11 family-interacting protein 1 isoform X4; protein product: MSLADPSTQWFPTSVQVTVHQARNLRAKGKHGTNDAYAIMQVAKDKFSTSVAEKSAEPVWKEEASFDLPLFHPGNGDRCTLYVIAMHRAQVGLDKFLGQAVVNLLDLHDDSARKKTAWHQLVDKSGKQDKERGEVLLDIQFMRNNMSASMLDLSMQDKPRSRISKLKDKVRGKKKDGFSDSASAIVPSTTVLTDSDGEADARSLNQSGGVKKKSKLKTLFAPKSNLQRNVSQSMSTLGTLPEKNSSLSGSRSSGLNVDSPDVKKKFKFLGHKRTGSSDSKQSLGAFSLLGRSKQSNSDQNNLCVNGSHVYAEETDPHGGSTLSLNSSGKGSVDDVRKHLPEVSVDPFGSAPVPSNRRGSTDRAVLEQQRHQEQQQQQQRQEEEKRQAEEAKRIAEARRLQEEEERRQQGEQEKKRRLLEDELKKKKQREEEEEAAAAERRRLEEVKRQQQEEASMSDRLSSLFGIIRKKEEKKEEPPTATPNINPGDPDKPVSTPFEDIDIGIDNGKPADHQKSSGNPQTPSASLFLNRTAKVSAVKPRPHPVKPMSSESQHPISTTAAKETKVANSVDSGPFTQLTQEELITLVVRQQADLSKKDSKIVELEEYIDNLLVRVIDEQPAILQSLNSGKPA